A portion of the Adhaeribacter radiodurans genome contains these proteins:
- a CDS encoding DUF3140 domain-containing protein, whose translation MLHLLKLSKTVVKTKDQIYTEFRELINMGSGELGKWLYSKESKLVDEEPMETDIPARKAGDRTIKILRKKRFELTKSNFDHMERVIAYLPNKIEERPEGDITNSIWRYTLMSWGYDPLKETKSK comes from the coding sequence ATGTTACATCTACTAAAACTTTCTAAAACGGTTGTTAAAACAAAAGATCAGATTTACACGGAGTTTCGTGAGTTGATAAACATGGGATCTGGTGAACTGGGGAAATGGCTTTATTCCAAAGAGTCAAAATTAGTTGACGAGGAGCCAATGGAAACGGATATTCCGGCCCGTAAAGCCGGCGATCGCACCATAAAGATTTTACGTAAAAAAAGATTTGAGCTAACTAAAAGTAATTTCGACCACATGGAGCGGGTTATTGCTTATCTTCCTAATAAAATAGAAGAACGTCCGGAAGGTGATATTACTAACTCTATTTGGCGCTATACTCTTATGAGCTGGGGCTACGATCCATTAAAAGAAACTAAATCAAAATAA